From Streptomonospora salina, the proteins below share one genomic window:
- a CDS encoding CRISPR system precrRNA processing endoribonuclease RAMP protein Cas6, which translates to MPRRWTLVLRDHADAARPVRAVDCHGLLNSWWPQSDAEHGAAKKWAMNGWPQPLADRLWVWSLTWMDDTPPETDPAGLVGRVQRVGDHLLEPLSVTEVHTRDYTAVLTEPRRAAHAASLHTLSPVVSLARNYDGEDSFQAWPGPRLLFGAVHRAADGRLGGSGAVGAVARFAPRELAEPWLRRIDEVTARLRRLPDDSAPVRAAEHPGPAGRTVLGWEGGLRLTLPRGSDGRIVADFGALLELVELTGVGKYTAQGFGALRVDTLTAGDDAAVGRRRPSSRDRRRPRSPRPVHAEHQEQGFDGLLFD; encoded by the coding sequence ATGCCGCGACGCTGGACGCTGGTGCTGCGCGATCACGCCGACGCGGCCCGACCCGTGCGCGCCGTCGACTGCCACGGGCTGCTGAACAGCTGGTGGCCCCAGTCCGACGCCGAGCACGGCGCGGCCAAGAAGTGGGCGATGAACGGCTGGCCCCAGCCTTTGGCCGACCGGCTGTGGGTGTGGTCGCTGACCTGGATGGACGACACCCCGCCCGAGACCGATCCCGCCGGACTCGTCGGCCGCGTGCAGCGGGTGGGCGACCACCTCCTGGAGCCGTTGTCGGTGACCGAGGTGCACACGCGCGACTACACGGCCGTGCTCACCGAGCCCCGCCGGGCCGCCCACGCGGCGTCGCTGCACACCCTCAGCCCGGTCGTGTCGCTGGCCCGCAACTACGACGGCGAGGACAGCTTCCAGGCCTGGCCGGGTCCCCGGCTGCTGTTCGGCGCGGTCCACCGCGCCGCGGACGGTCGGCTCGGCGGCAGCGGGGCCGTGGGCGCGGTGGCGCGCTTCGCCCCCCGCGAGCTCGCCGAGCCCTGGCTGCGCCGCATCGACGAGGTCACCGCGCGGCTGCGGCGGCTGCCCGACGACTCCGCGCCCGTCCGGGCCGCCGAACATCCCGGACCGGCCGGCCGGACCGTGCTCGGCTGGGAGGGCGGGCTGCGGCTGACGCTGCCCCGCGGCAGCGACGGCCGCATCGTCGCCGACTTCGGCGCCCTGCTGGAGCTGGTGGAGCTGACCGGCGTGGGCAAGTACACGGCCCAGGGCTTCGGGGCGCTGCGCGTGGATACGCTCACCGCCGGCGACGACGCGGCGGTCGGCCGGCGGCGGCCCTCCTCCCGCGACCGCCGGCGTCCGCGGTCTCCGCGCCCGGTGCACGCCGAACATCAGGAACAGGGGTTTGACGGGTTGCTGTTCGACTGA